ATACCTGACTTGGAAATGGAATTCCTGGCCACGAATCAAAATAAGACGGATCTTGACTTCTATTATGCTCCCCCtgaaacaaagttcaataatttaagtaaacaattaaaatattttGTGATACATTGTTCTATTTAGTTTTTAATTCTTACCAAGAGTAGTTGTGTAAAACTATTGTTAGGGACTTGCAGATTTTGATAGTTATTCCCAAGTGCTACAATATGTTGTGGTACAATTCTTCGATCTTCTCCTTGCTAAGTAGCATCATTTAAGGAATAAAAAGCACCAAGTTATAgttagaattttttttaaaaaaaatcatggtGTGATTATAGCACTTTTTATATACCTGTGGCGGTGTATTTTCTGTATTAGAGTGATTTGACATCTTCTTCTTTCTACTTTTTCTCTGATCTGTTGATCCTTGACTATCTTTATCATGAAAATTTTCTGTCCAACTTTTCCTTCGCTTTCCTCCTTTTCTCCCCTCTTTTGGCTTCAAAGTAACATTGTTAGGAACATTTGTTGGTGTTGATCCTTGTTGTTCTCTTGCAGTCCCCTCAGACAATAAGGGAGTTTCACCCCTTTCTCTTTTAAGGCTCAACACCAACTTGTCAACCTCAACACTCAAATTATTCAACCCTTTCTCTAGCAGTGACGACgattctataaaattggatgcACCAGAAGCTACTTTCACAAATTTTTGACATAAAGCTTTGTATCTACGAGTAGCATCCAACCGAGGGTCCTCAAGAATAGTTCTCCCTGAGGTATCTTGCACGGTTTCAGCCTTTGCTTCTCTAGTCCAATGCTTCAAAATATATTTCCTAGGAATCAGTTTAATGTTCATGGTATCAAGAACCTTCAAAGCATGAGCACATAATAACCCCAATCTTTCAAACATCTTGCAACTACATGAAACTGTTTCGATCAAAGGATCACCGAACACTTGGTACTCTTTATTAATAGAGCTATCATTCTCAGGGTCTGAAATTACAACTCTATACTCATTTGTAAGTTGACCTTCAACAGGCGGCTTAATAATAGCTGCTGTTGACCATTCATACTCGTCTTGAAATGCTTCGAATATATTAGAAGTATATATTTGGCCAACTTGCCTAAGTAAAGGTGTTCTTCTCATCTTAATTCTTGGCAGTTTCTCCTTAGAATCAAA
This sequence is a window from Spinacia oleracea cultivar Varoflay chromosome 1, BTI_SOV_V1, whole genome shotgun sequence. Protein-coding genes within it:
- the LOC110781241 gene encoding protein FAR-RED ELONGATED HYPOCOTYL 3-like, whose product is MLIDYALFGDVVAFDTTFGTNKEHRPLGVFVGFNHFRETTVFGAALLYDETIESFKWLFETFLATHCNKEPKTIFTDQDIAMGKAIAEVMPNVWHGLCTWHITENATKHLLCDGLEVLRAFKACMYEYKEEAEFEEAFSALRGKVSKGTWLDSIYAVKEKWAECYMTNVFSLGMRSTQLSESFNKDLKDYLKCTMDIMRFFKQFERVLGLKRQNEINNEFDSKEKLPRIKMRRTPLLRQVGQIYTSNIFEAFQDEYEWSTAAIIKPPVEGQLTNEYRVVISDPENDSSINKEYQVFGDPLIETVSCSCKMFERLGLLCAHALKVLDTMNIKLIPRKYILKHWTREAKAETVQDTSGRTILEDPRLDATRRYKALCQKFVKVASGASNFIESSSLLEKGLNNLSVEVDKLVLSLKRERGETPLLSEGTAREQQGSTPTNVPNNVTLKPKEGRKGGKRRKSWTENFHDKDSQGSTDQRKSRKKKMSNHSNTENTPPQQGEDRRIVPQHIVALGNNYQNLQVPNNSFTQLLLGEHNRSQDPSYFDSWPGIPFPSQVCDVIHLIRWIGLAVERSFCWQILKKQLSPKSILSLED